A window from Chaetodon trifascialis isolate fChaTrf1 chromosome 5, fChaTrf1.hap1, whole genome shotgun sequence encodes these proteins:
- the arl3l1 gene encoding ADP ribosylation factor like GTPase 3, like 1, with protein MGEAQKGLLSVIEKLKGSTEQEVRIVLLGLDNAGKTTLLKSLASEDVNTITPTQGFNIKSVASHGMKLNVWDIGGQRKIRPFWKKYLENTDLLIYVIDSADKKRFEETGLELSELIDEENLKGVPVLIFANKQDLATASPASEIAEGLNLHTYRDREWQIQACSAVSGEGVQDGMNWICNNIVNKKK; from the exons ATGGGAGAAGCTCAAAAG GGCTTACTCTCTGTCATTGAGAAACTGAAGGGATCCACAGAGCAGGAGGTCAGGATAGTGCTTCTAGGGTTGGACAACGCCGGCAAGACCACCCTGCTAAAGAGCCTCGCCTCTGAGGATGTGAACACCATCACGCCAACACAG ggCTTCAACATAAAGAGCGTTGCGTCTCATGGCATGAAACTCAATGTTTGGGACATTGGAGGCCAGAGGAAGATCAGGCCCTTCTGGAAAAAGTACCTGGAAAACACAGACCTGTTG ATTTATGTAATTGACAGCGCAGACAAGAAGCGGTTTGAGGAGACGGGACTG GAGCTGTCCGAGCTGATCGATGAGGAGAATTTAAAGGGTGTTCCAGTGCTCATCTTTGCCAATAAGCAGGATCTGGCCACAGCATCGCCGGCCAGTGAGATCGCCGAGGGACTCAACCTGCATACGTACCGGGACCGTGAGTGGCAGATTCAGGCCTGCTCAGCTGTGTCTGGGGAGGGCGTTCAG GATGGCATGAACTGGATTTGCAACAACATTGTGAATAAGAAGAAGTGA
- the LOC139331642 gene encoding soluble guanylate cyclase 88E-like isoform X1 has translation MYGLLCESLHDFIKESYGDDVWKLVRERADVRLHSFVTHQVYSESVIPRIAKAASGVTGTPYNELMNSWGVYFLGFVGKYGYDRILKVLGRHVRDFVNGLDNLHEYLRFSYPKVQPPTFFCQEESATGVTLHYRSKRKGYLHYAMGQLRQMGKQFYDTDIHVEVLSEQMVGDYSHVTMRLNFDNSAYRYIMKEDEEEQEILPITSDFFFEVFPFNIVFRQDMVVHNVGSGLATVFPDLDGKKINDAFLLARPLVEFTWNMIISHPNNLFEIMSKEPVKRERNLHNRVQSKSGSDVKTRRDSDYENANRSADVDVELMAFQSIIGDDYKDGNSANAMESWGDGSRCLKLKGQMRYMPEWESIIFLGTPVMESLSAMFKTGLYINDLSMHDSSRDLVLAGTQQSEELKRALIQEQKKSSKLEESMKMLDYEMKKTDDLLYRMIPKPVAKRLRKGEPAVNTCEVFPDVTILFSDVVGFTRICSHITPMQVVSMLNTMYTLFDTLSEKHRVFKVETIGDAYMVVAGAPEKTKYHAHNICDMALDMVRSIDHLKDPSNGNNIQIRVGIHSGMVVAGVVGHKMPRYGLHGDTVHTASAMESNGKEMHIQLSSATYEHLKGSHFIFERRGTITIKGNVEIETYWLKGKRDKDGNAQAACPQFESQTISKAISKATISGPEAAGDEGGLVFPLVAGDDEDDVKSIRSHRIKMEISGHSLEESMEECRVEEMSVHKSHYKDALQDSLLDSHLELDSPESDGRDSIMESRNSSCDSRCSKSAMCSVS, from the exons ATGTACGGGCTGCTGTGTGAGAGTCTTCACGACTTCATCAAGGAGTCGTATGGAGATGATGTGTGGAAGCtggtcagagagagagcagatgtCAGGTTACACTCCTTCGTCACCCACCAG gtgtatAGTGAGAGTGTGATTCCCCGCATCGCaaaggcagccagtggagtgaCAGGCACACCCTACAATGAGCTGATGAACTCGTGGGGTGTCTACTTCCTGGGCTTTGTCGGGAAATATGGCTATGACAGGATCCTCAAG GTGCTGGGCCGTCATGTACGTGACTTTGTCAATGGCCTTGATAATCTCCACGAGTACCTGCGCTTCAGCTACCCCAAGGTGCAACCTCCAACCTTCTTCTGCCAGGAGGAGTCTGCCACAGGAGTCACCCTCCACTATAG GAGTAAGCGCAAAGGCTATCTGCACTACGCCATGGGTCAGCTGAGGCAGATGGGGAAACAGTTCTACGACACCGACATCCACGTGGAGGTGCTGTCAGAACAGATGGTTGGAGACTACTCCCATGTCACCATGAG GCTGAACTTTGACAACTCAGCCTATCGCTACATCatgaaggaggatgaggaagagcaggagatTTTGCCCATTACCTCAGACTTCTTCTTTGAGGTCTTCCCCTTTAACATTGTCTTCAGACAG GACATGGTGGTGCATAACGTTGGCTCAGGCCTGGCTACTGTCTTCCCTGATCTGGATGGGAAGAAGATCAATGATGCTTTCTTGCTGGCTCGCCCCCTAGTGGAGTTCACCTGGAACATG ATCATCTCCCACCCCAACAACCTGTTTGAGATCATGTCCAAGGAGcctgtgaagagagagaggaacctTCACAACCGAGTCCAGAGTAAGAGTGGGAGCGATGTAAAGACCCGCAGGG attCGGACTATGAAAATGCCAATCGCTCTGCCGACGTGGACGTGGAGCTCATGGCTTTCCAGTCCATCATTGGAGATGATTATAAAG ACGGTAACAGCGCTAATGCGATGGAGAGTTGGGGCGATGGGAGCCGCTGCCTAAAACTAAAAGGACAAATGAGATACATGCCAGAGTGGGAGTCCATCATCTTCCTGGGAACCCCAGT gatggAAAGCCTGAGTGCTATGTTTAAAACCGGCCTGTACATCAATGACCTGAGCATGCACGACTCCAGCAGAGACCTGGTGCTGGCGGGCACGCAGCagtcagaggagctgaagagagcTCTCATACAG GAGCAAAAGAAGTCCAGTAAACTGGAGGAGAGCATGAAGATGTTGGACTATGAGATGAAGAAGACTGATGACCTTCTGTACAGGATGATTCCCAAGCCGGTGGCTAAAAGGCTGCGTAAGGGAGAGCCGGCTGTAAACACTTGTGAG gtGTTCCCAGATGTGACCATTCTTTTCAGTGACGTCGTGGGATTTACTCGCATTTGCAGCCATATCACTCCAATGCAGGTGGTGTCCATGCTCAACACCATGTACACACTGTTTGACACGCTCAGCGAGAAGCACCGCGTCTTCAAG GTTGAGACGATTGGAGATGCCTACATGGTGGTAGCCGGGGCTCCAGAGAAGACAAAGTATCATGCTCATAACATCTGCGACATGGCGTTGGACATGGTGCGTTCCATAGACCATCTGAAAGACCCCTCTAATGGCAACAATATACAGATTCGCGTTG GGATCCACTCTGGGATGGTTGTCGCAGGTGTGGTGGGACATAAGATGCCACGCTACGGTCTGCATGGTGACACAGTCCACACTGCATCTGCCATGGAGAGCAATGGAAAG GAGATGCACATTCAGCTCAGCAGCGCCACCTATGAGCACCTGAAAGgaagtcactttatttttgaaaGGAGGGGCACCATTACCATCAAG GGGAATGTTGAAATCGAGACCTACTGGCTGAAAGGCAAGAGGGACAAAGATGGGAATGCTCAGGCAGCGTGTCCTCAGTTTGAGTCCCAGACCATCAGCAAGGCCATCAGCAAGGCCACCATCTCAGGCCCCGAGGCCGCAGGGGATGAGGGAGGACTG GTATTCCCTCTGGTGGCAGGGGACGATGAGGACGACGTCAAGTCGATTCGCTCTCATCGTATCAAAATGGAGATTTCAGGCCATTCTCTGGAGGAGTCAATGGAGGAATGCCGGGTGGAGGAGATGTCGGTTCATAAG TCCCACTATAAGGACGCTTTACAGGACAGCCTGCTGGACTCTCACCTGGAACTGGACTCACCGGAGTCTGACGGCAGAGACTCCATCATGGAGTCCCGCAACAGCTCTTGTGACTCCCGCTGCTCCAAGAGTGCCATGTGCTCTGTgtcttga
- the LOC139331642 gene encoding soluble guanylate cyclase 88E-like isoform X2, translated as MYGLLCESLHDFIKESYGDDVWKLVRERADVRLHSFVTHQVYSESVIPRIAKAASGVTGTPYNELMNSWGVYFLGFVGKYGYDRILKVLGRHVRDFVNGLDNLHEYLRFSYPKVQPPTFFCQEESATGVTLHYRSKRKGYLHYAMGQLRQMGKQFYDTDIHVEVLSEQMVGDYSHVTMRLNFDNSAYRYIMKEDEEEQEILPITSDFFFEVFPFNIVFRQDMVVHNVGSGLATVFPDLDGKKINDAFLLARPLVEFTWNMIISHPNNLFEIMSKEPVKRERNLHNRVQNSDYENANRSADVDVELMAFQSIIGDDYKDGNSANAMESWGDGSRCLKLKGQMRYMPEWESIIFLGTPVMESLSAMFKTGLYINDLSMHDSSRDLVLAGTQQSEELKRALIQEQKKSSKLEESMKMLDYEMKKTDDLLYRMIPKPVAKRLRKGEPAVNTCEVFPDVTILFSDVVGFTRICSHITPMQVVSMLNTMYTLFDTLSEKHRVFKVETIGDAYMVVAGAPEKTKYHAHNICDMALDMVRSIDHLKDPSNGNNIQIRVGIHSGMVVAGVVGHKMPRYGLHGDTVHTASAMESNGKEMHIQLSSATYEHLKGSHFIFERRGTITIKGNVEIETYWLKGKRDKDGNAQAACPQFESQTISKAISKATISGPEAAGDEGGLVFPLVAGDDEDDVKSIRSHRIKMEISGHSLEESMEECRVEEMSVHKSHYKDALQDSLLDSHLELDSPESDGRDSIMESRNSSCDSRCSKSAMCSVS; from the exons ATGTACGGGCTGCTGTGTGAGAGTCTTCACGACTTCATCAAGGAGTCGTATGGAGATGATGTGTGGAAGCtggtcagagagagagcagatgtCAGGTTACACTCCTTCGTCACCCACCAG gtgtatAGTGAGAGTGTGATTCCCCGCATCGCaaaggcagccagtggagtgaCAGGCACACCCTACAATGAGCTGATGAACTCGTGGGGTGTCTACTTCCTGGGCTTTGTCGGGAAATATGGCTATGACAGGATCCTCAAG GTGCTGGGCCGTCATGTACGTGACTTTGTCAATGGCCTTGATAATCTCCACGAGTACCTGCGCTTCAGCTACCCCAAGGTGCAACCTCCAACCTTCTTCTGCCAGGAGGAGTCTGCCACAGGAGTCACCCTCCACTATAG GAGTAAGCGCAAAGGCTATCTGCACTACGCCATGGGTCAGCTGAGGCAGATGGGGAAACAGTTCTACGACACCGACATCCACGTGGAGGTGCTGTCAGAACAGATGGTTGGAGACTACTCCCATGTCACCATGAG GCTGAACTTTGACAACTCAGCCTATCGCTACATCatgaaggaggatgaggaagagcaggagatTTTGCCCATTACCTCAGACTTCTTCTTTGAGGTCTTCCCCTTTAACATTGTCTTCAGACAG GACATGGTGGTGCATAACGTTGGCTCAGGCCTGGCTACTGTCTTCCCTGATCTGGATGGGAAGAAGATCAATGATGCTTTCTTGCTGGCTCGCCCCCTAGTGGAGTTCACCTGGAACATG ATCATCTCCCACCCCAACAACCTGTTTGAGATCATGTCCAAGGAGcctgtgaagagagagaggaacctTCACAACCGAGTCCAGA attCGGACTATGAAAATGCCAATCGCTCTGCCGACGTGGACGTGGAGCTCATGGCTTTCCAGTCCATCATTGGAGATGATTATAAAG ACGGTAACAGCGCTAATGCGATGGAGAGTTGGGGCGATGGGAGCCGCTGCCTAAAACTAAAAGGACAAATGAGATACATGCCAGAGTGGGAGTCCATCATCTTCCTGGGAACCCCAGT gatggAAAGCCTGAGTGCTATGTTTAAAACCGGCCTGTACATCAATGACCTGAGCATGCACGACTCCAGCAGAGACCTGGTGCTGGCGGGCACGCAGCagtcagaggagctgaagagagcTCTCATACAG GAGCAAAAGAAGTCCAGTAAACTGGAGGAGAGCATGAAGATGTTGGACTATGAGATGAAGAAGACTGATGACCTTCTGTACAGGATGATTCCCAAGCCGGTGGCTAAAAGGCTGCGTAAGGGAGAGCCGGCTGTAAACACTTGTGAG gtGTTCCCAGATGTGACCATTCTTTTCAGTGACGTCGTGGGATTTACTCGCATTTGCAGCCATATCACTCCAATGCAGGTGGTGTCCATGCTCAACACCATGTACACACTGTTTGACACGCTCAGCGAGAAGCACCGCGTCTTCAAG GTTGAGACGATTGGAGATGCCTACATGGTGGTAGCCGGGGCTCCAGAGAAGACAAAGTATCATGCTCATAACATCTGCGACATGGCGTTGGACATGGTGCGTTCCATAGACCATCTGAAAGACCCCTCTAATGGCAACAATATACAGATTCGCGTTG GGATCCACTCTGGGATGGTTGTCGCAGGTGTGGTGGGACATAAGATGCCACGCTACGGTCTGCATGGTGACACAGTCCACACTGCATCTGCCATGGAGAGCAATGGAAAG GAGATGCACATTCAGCTCAGCAGCGCCACCTATGAGCACCTGAAAGgaagtcactttatttttgaaaGGAGGGGCACCATTACCATCAAG GGGAATGTTGAAATCGAGACCTACTGGCTGAAAGGCAAGAGGGACAAAGATGGGAATGCTCAGGCAGCGTGTCCTCAGTTTGAGTCCCAGACCATCAGCAAGGCCATCAGCAAGGCCACCATCTCAGGCCCCGAGGCCGCAGGGGATGAGGGAGGACTG GTATTCCCTCTGGTGGCAGGGGACGATGAGGACGACGTCAAGTCGATTCGCTCTCATCGTATCAAAATGGAGATTTCAGGCCATTCTCTGGAGGAGTCAATGGAGGAATGCCGGGTGGAGGAGATGTCGGTTCATAAG TCCCACTATAAGGACGCTTTACAGGACAGCCTGCTGGACTCTCACCTGGAACTGGACTCACCGGAGTCTGACGGCAGAGACTCCATCATGGAGTCCCGCAACAGCTCTTGTGACTCCCGCTGCTCCAAGAGTGCCATGTGCTCTGTgtcttga